The following are from one region of the Stigmatella ashevillena genome:
- a CDS encoding M1 family aminopeptidase, producing the protein MVFAHRVFAHRWLALLPLLVTAPVLAGSTPEVQLCLQHLKPAERERAVKQLGPLEELPLYRIQLDADPLKREVRGKVQVELTVKGRTRSELFLRATPNASGRRVTLSEARFNGQPVALERPEPTLFRIRLEPPAEPGTVVRIEVALQASVPQGKKNAGSLLGAIGASGPAGDYGSFAASADFLSLVGVVPMMPPLNEDGQPWAGPSGIGDLALYEPSNVLGSIGVPAGWEVHATGEALGEVPGKDGRSRFSFAASLVRDFPVFVSRGYQKASTTVNGVTVESFFTAQDAAVGKRVLKYTASALSEFEQRLGPLPYRSFRVVEAPLSDGAGGMEFQGLITVGSSLYRGVTDPNSILAGVQGFEMFQELLKGMSAMGGAGMDGGPFAHLAKTLERTVEFTVAHEVGHQYFAGLVGSDPIQDPVADEALTQYAAVLYFEWAHGKPAAEVLKAEALVSAYHLYRMSGGEDGPAHRPTEQFSSSMEYGAIVYGKAPLMFDAARKLVGEDAFQRALRTYVDTYRYKWARVDGFTRELGKASPANARELARLQERWWEQTHGDEDLGKPSLGALMGGVDAAQLDKETLKLLEDFLGPMSP; encoded by the coding sequence ATGGTCTTCGCTCACAGGGTGTTCGCTCATCGGTGGCTGGCCCTTCTGCCGCTGCTCGTCACTGCGCCGGTGCTGGCGGGCAGCACACCGGAGGTGCAACTGTGTTTGCAGCACCTCAAGCCCGCTGAGCGCGAGCGCGCCGTCAAGCAGCTCGGCCCCCTGGAGGAACTGCCGCTCTACCGGATTCAGCTCGATGCGGACCCGCTGAAGAGGGAGGTCCGGGGCAAGGTGCAGGTGGAGCTGACGGTGAAGGGACGGACCCGCTCCGAGTTGTTTCTGCGGGCGACTCCCAATGCGTCCGGACGGCGGGTGACGCTCTCGGAGGCCCGGTTCAATGGCCAGCCAGTGGCACTGGAGCGGCCCGAGCCGACGCTGTTCCGGATCCGCCTGGAGCCCCCCGCGGAGCCGGGCACGGTGGTGCGCATCGAGGTGGCGCTCCAAGCCAGTGTGCCGCAGGGGAAGAAGAACGCGGGGTCGCTGCTGGGCGCCATCGGCGCCTCGGGGCCCGCGGGGGACTATGGCTCTTTCGCTGCCTCGGCGGACTTCCTGAGCCTGGTGGGGGTGGTGCCGATGATGCCCCCGCTGAATGAGGACGGGCAGCCCTGGGCAGGCCCCTCGGGCATTGGTGATCTGGCGTTGTATGAGCCTTCGAATGTGCTCGGCTCCATCGGGGTGCCGGCGGGGTGGGAGGTGCATGCCACGGGGGAGGCCCTGGGCGAGGTGCCCGGCAAGGATGGCCGGTCGCGTTTCTCCTTCGCGGCTTCGCTGGTGCGCGACTTTCCGGTGTTCGTCTCGCGGGGGTACCAGAAGGCCTCCACCACGGTGAACGGCGTCACCGTCGAGAGCTTCTTCACGGCCCAGGACGCGGCGGTGGGCAAGCGCGTGCTGAAGTACACCGCCTCCGCGCTCTCGGAGTTCGAGCAGCGGCTCGGGCCGCTGCCCTACCGGTCTTTCCGCGTCGTGGAGGCGCCGCTGTCCGATGGCGCGGGGGGCATGGAGTTTCAGGGCCTCATCACCGTGGGCAGCTCGCTGTACCGGGGCGTCACGGACCCGAACAGCATCCTGGCGGGGGTTCAGGGCTTCGAGATGTTCCAGGAGCTGTTGAAGGGGATGTCCGCCATGGGCGGAGCGGGGATGGACGGCGGGCCCTTCGCGCACCTGGCGAAGACGCTCGAGCGCACGGTGGAGTTCACCGTCGCGCACGAGGTGGGGCACCAGTATTTCGCGGGGTTGGTGGGCTCGGACCCCATCCAGGATCCGGTGGCCGACGAGGCGCTCACTCAGTATGCGGCGGTGCTCTATTTCGAGTGGGCCCACGGCAAGCCCGCCGCCGAGGTCTTGAAGGCGGAGGCGTTGGTGTCCGCCTACCACCTGTACCGGATGTCCGGAGGCGAGGACGGCCCGGCGCACCGGCCCACCGAGCAGTTCTCCAGCTCCATGGAGTACGGCGCCATCGTCTATGGCAAGGCGCCGTTGATGTTCGATGCCGCGCGCAAGCTGGTGGGAGAGGACGCGTTCCAGCGGGCGCTGCGCACGTACGTGGACACGTACCGTTACAAGTGGGCCCGCGTGGATGGCTTCACGCGCGAGCTGGGCAAGGCCTCCCCGGCGAATGCCCGGGAGCTGGCCCGTCTCCAGGAGCGCTGGTGGGAGCAGACCCACGGGGATGAAGACCTGGGCAAGCCGAGCCTGGGGGCTCTGATGGGGGGCGTGGATGCCGCGCAACTCGACAAGGAGACGTTGAAGCTGTTGGAGGACTTCCTGGGGCCCATGAGCCCGTAG
- a CDS encoding methyltransferase FkbM — protein sequence MASSAAMHRPLTRLSSDAPLLHRFFHSLGGWRLRPSQSSWKLAHGLVKAPPSATVLVNGEHPLSLSLDAQTEWRIYQGVHEQTGLFLASQLATPGGLCIDMGAHIGLYSVLLASLVGPQGRVISFEPSPSVRERLLANTQALPQVTVLPWSEVRRLDELPEVQAPRPIDLLHIDGAGWEPKVFDGAPALLRAHRFQALLLEVGPGFVQPGLLAPLFPLKQYALFKVLALPSRTSSLRLRPALVPVNLQQPDNARFHLLAIRRERIGRVVDLMARGE from the coding sequence ATGGCATCTTCCGCCGCCATGCATCGCCCCCTGACCCGGCTGTCTTCCGATGCCCCCCTGCTCCACCGGTTCTTCCATTCGCTGGGGGGCTGGCGCCTGCGCCCCTCGCAGTCCTCCTGGAAGCTCGCCCACGGGCTCGTCAAAGCCCCTCCTTCCGCCACGGTCCTCGTCAACGGAGAGCACCCGCTGAGCCTGAGCCTGGATGCGCAGACCGAGTGGCGCATCTACCAAGGCGTGCATGAGCAGACCGGCCTGTTCCTCGCCTCCCAGCTGGCGACTCCCGGAGGACTCTGCATCGACATGGGCGCCCACATTGGCCTGTACTCGGTGCTGCTGGCCTCGCTCGTAGGGCCGCAGGGCCGTGTCATCTCCTTCGAACCTTCCCCCTCCGTCCGCGAGCGGCTTCTGGCCAACACCCAAGCCCTGCCTCAGGTGACGGTGCTTCCCTGGAGCGAAGTCCGCCGCCTGGATGAGCTGCCCGAGGTACAGGCGCCCCGCCCCATCGATCTGCTCCACATCGATGGCGCAGGATGGGAGCCCAAGGTGTTCGACGGCGCCCCAGCGCTGCTTCGCGCTCACCGCTTCCAGGCGCTGCTCCTCGAGGTGGGCCCTGGCTTCGTCCAGCCGGGCCTCCTGGCGCCGCTCTTCCCCTTGAAACAGTACGCCCTCTTCAAGGTGCTCGCGCTGCCGTCACGCACCTCCTCTTTGCGGCTTCGGCCCGCCCTGGTTCCCGTGAACCTTCAGCAGCCGGACAACGCGCGGTTCCACCTGCTGGCGATCCGCCGGGAACGCATTGGACGCGTGGTGGACCTCATGGCCCGCGGAGAGTGA
- a CDS encoding ribonuclease HI family protein: MPTPTEAEVLRHIAREEPLTATVRAFRGMTRERLGQLLEQAAEQLAPSASPAAPEPAERAEAPVSEESRAPMPRLRLYSDGAARGNPGPAGAGAVLIEPGGQVVARIGKFLGQQTNNYAEYMGLLIGLKHARGLGTKEIEIFADSELLIRQLGGRYQVKSPTLRPLYEEAVKLLNDFSRVKLVHVPREMNAEADEMSNRAIDERL; encoded by the coding sequence ATGCCGACGCCTACCGAGGCCGAAGTCCTCCGCCACATCGCGCGGGAGGAGCCTCTGACGGCGACCGTCCGGGCCTTCCGGGGAATGACCCGCGAGCGCCTGGGCCAGCTCCTCGAGCAGGCCGCCGAACAACTGGCCCCCTCTGCTTCCCCTGCGGCCCCCGAGCCGGCCGAGCGTGCCGAAGCCCCCGTCTCCGAAGAGTCCCGCGCCCCGATGCCGCGCCTGCGGCTGTACTCGGATGGCGCGGCCCGGGGCAACCCAGGGCCCGCGGGGGCGGGCGCGGTGCTCATCGAGCCCGGAGGCCAGGTGGTGGCCCGGATCGGCAAGTTCCTGGGCCAGCAGACGAACAACTACGCTGAGTACATGGGGCTGCTGATCGGCCTCAAGCACGCCCGGGGCCTGGGAACGAAGGAGATCGAAATCTTCGCCGACAGCGAGCTGCTCATCCGCCAGTTGGGCGGCCGCTACCAGGTGAAGAGCCCCACCCTGCGCCCCCTCTACGAGGAGGCCGTGAAGCTGCTCAACGACTTCTCCCGGGTGAAGCTCGTCCACGTGCCCCGGGAGATGAACGCCGAGGCCGACGAGATGAGCAACCGGGCCATCGACGAGCGGCTCTAG
- a CDS encoding MaoC family dehydratase has protein sequence MSSPLSLELPALPSLGLQLVRAAVTRKPGRVAEVPRLELSVRHVVAEPSRLSRYRAVCGFEADGFLPAPFPQVLAMPLHMALLNRPEFPYRLLGLIHVRNVIRQFRRLPEDAPLAISCVLEGQREARLGRELDLCTRVESEGGRVWEAVTTMLRRLPGAGEASRKARTAPEEDGRFRDSRPARWTVPADMGRRYAQASGDYNPIHLTTLSARPFGFSRAIAHGMWTLSRCLAEMGEAGEVPSLTLTCEFRRPLFLDSQVRFQTARQEGEVAFRVASDEGTVHLLGALAPA, from the coding sequence ATGTCCTCCCCGCTTTCTCTCGAACTCCCTGCGTTGCCGTCGCTCGGACTTCAGTTGGTGCGCGCCGCCGTGACGCGCAAGCCCGGGCGGGTCGCCGAGGTGCCTCGCCTGGAGCTGAGCGTGCGGCACGTCGTGGCCGAGCCTTCGCGGCTCTCGCGGTACCGCGCCGTGTGCGGCTTCGAGGCCGACGGTTTCTTGCCGGCCCCTTTTCCGCAGGTGCTGGCCATGCCCCTGCACATGGCATTGCTCAACCGCCCTGAGTTCCCTTACCGGCTGCTGGGGCTGATTCATGTCCGCAACGTCATCCGGCAGTTCCGCCGGTTGCCTGAAGATGCGCCGCTCGCCATCTCCTGCGTCTTGGAGGGACAGCGCGAAGCGCGCCTCGGCCGCGAACTCGACTTGTGTACCCGTGTGGAATCCGAAGGTGGGCGGGTCTGGGAGGCCGTCACCACCATGCTGCGCCGGCTGCCTGGGGCAGGGGAGGCCTCTCGCAAGGCGCGGACCGCTCCCGAGGAGGATGGGCGGTTTCGTGACAGCCGGCCCGCGCGCTGGACGGTCCCCGCCGACATGGGGCGGCGCTACGCCCAGGCTTCGGGGGATTACAACCCCATTCACCTCACGACACTCTCCGCGCGGCCCTTTGGGTTCTCCCGGGCCATTGCCCATGGCATGTGGACGCTGAGCCGGTGCCTCGCGGAGATGGGAGAGGCAGGCGAGGTGCCCTCCCTCACGCTCACGTGCGAGTTCCGGCGCCCGCTCTTTCTGGACTCCCAGGTGCGGTTCCAGACGGCACGGCAGGAGGGGGAGGTGGCCTTTCGCGTCGCCTCGGACGAGGGCACCGTCCACCTCCTGGGGGCCCTGGCCCCGGCCTGA
- a CDS encoding AgmX/PglI C-terminal domain-containing protein, which yields MNFSCDKCQRRYSIADEKVRGKTVKVRCKNCQNVISVQGPPQEMEESTRVVSLADVERLREQERSLAASQASAPAAEAPWGEEEPTRAAPGRPSSVQWFVMVKSKQEGPLDEAGLSALVANGTVSPRSFFWQQGMADWKRGSDVPELAGIFAPPAAAPAPVPTPLPMATPAPSLSAEPVTTSARGARGGAASRAQPEPAPQADPPWEEAPAPDDRAPWDLDPPAEAEPKRARSEPEPEPDDETGPQGQAAWNDSPDEESKGAWDEPEQPQRPWSDEPEQPTAPQSKNAGMGDLFSDLDLPLKGDGDETGPYPPEGDDSVEGDPLAHVPGGKGTKDGKPVEDTRHFMVQSGVTRRNPIWKVALFILIPVGLVVGGVFAADRLNFVPKVKVVNAKGETVEKSLFFSGEGVSELRDRLMGRKPASTAVPPPAVPPAEKKPQGAQKPGAATPPPATPEMGKAAGELETLYEDSAKEDVGPAVREEADLAGKDSAGKGGPPQEEVLRVVANSQGAIQGCVEKELRKNPSFRGGKVVLTATVGTSGAVKKASLDRKELDKSPVGDCIKKSAKRMVFPAFEAGEDVDLEIPLVLSSGTL from the coding sequence TTGAACTTCTCTTGTGACAAGTGTCAGCGGCGGTACTCCATCGCGGATGAAAAGGTCCGCGGGAAGACCGTCAAGGTCCGTTGCAAAAACTGCCAGAACGTCATTTCCGTCCAGGGGCCTCCCCAAGAGATGGAAGAGAGCACCCGCGTGGTGTCTCTCGCCGACGTGGAGCGGCTGCGCGAGCAGGAGCGCTCGCTGGCGGCTTCTCAAGCCTCGGCGCCCGCCGCCGAGGCGCCCTGGGGCGAGGAGGAGCCCACCCGGGCCGCGCCAGGCCGCCCCTCGAGCGTGCAGTGGTTCGTGATGGTGAAGAGCAAGCAAGAGGGCCCGCTGGATGAGGCCGGGCTGAGCGCGCTCGTCGCCAACGGCACGGTCTCCCCGCGCAGCTTCTTCTGGCAGCAGGGCATGGCGGACTGGAAGCGGGGCTCGGACGTGCCAGAGCTGGCGGGCATTTTCGCGCCGCCCGCCGCCGCTCCGGCGCCCGTGCCCACGCCCCTTCCCATGGCCACCCCCGCGCCGAGCTTGTCCGCCGAGCCCGTCACGACGTCGGCGCGAGGCGCCCGAGGGGGGGCTGCCTCCCGGGCTCAGCCCGAGCCCGCGCCCCAGGCGGACCCGCCCTGGGAGGAGGCTCCCGCGCCGGACGATCGGGCCCCGTGGGATCTCGATCCGCCCGCCGAGGCCGAGCCGAAGAGGGCACGGTCCGAGCCCGAGCCCGAGCCCGACGACGAAACGGGTCCTCAGGGCCAGGCGGCCTGGAACGATTCGCCCGACGAGGAGTCGAAGGGGGCCTGGGACGAGCCCGAGCAGCCCCAGCGGCCTTGGAGCGACGAGCCCGAGCAGCCCACCGCCCCCCAGAGCAAGAACGCCGGCATGGGCGATCTGTTCTCCGACCTGGATCTGCCCCTCAAGGGAGATGGCGATGAGACAGGCCCCTATCCGCCCGAGGGGGATGACTCGGTGGAGGGGGATCCCCTGGCCCATGTGCCGGGTGGGAAGGGCACCAAGGATGGCAAGCCTGTCGAGGACACGCGCCACTTCATGGTGCAGTCCGGGGTGACCCGGCGCAATCCGATCTGGAAGGTGGCGCTCTTCATCCTCATCCCGGTGGGACTGGTGGTCGGTGGGGTGTTCGCGGCGGACCGCTTGAACTTCGTTCCCAAGGTGAAGGTGGTGAACGCCAAGGGCGAAACGGTTGAGAAGTCCCTGTTCTTCTCGGGCGAAGGGGTGAGTGAGCTGAGGGATCGGCTGATGGGCCGCAAGCCTGCGTCCACGGCTGTTCCCCCGCCCGCGGTCCCTCCCGCCGAGAAGAAGCCCCAGGGGGCCCAGAAGCCCGGCGCCGCCACGCCGCCTCCCGCCACCCCGGAGATGGGCAAGGCGGCCGGGGAGCTCGAGACGCTCTACGAGGACTCCGCCAAGGAGGACGTGGGGCCCGCCGTGCGCGAGGAGGCGGACCTGGCGGGGAAGGATTCCGCGGGCAAGGGCGGCCCTCCGCAGGAAGAGGTTCTGCGGGTGGTGGCGAACTCGCAGGGCGCCATCCAGGGGTGTGTGGAGAAGGAACTTCGCAAGAACCCTTCCTTCCGAGGGGGCAAGGTGGTGCTCACCGCCACCGTGGGCACCTCGGGCGCCGTGAAGAAGGCCTCCCTGGACCGGAAGGAGCTGGACAAGTCTCCGGTGGGCGACTGCATCAAGAAGAGCGCCAAGCGGATGGTCTTCCCCGCCTTCGAGGCTGGGGAGGACGTGGACCTGGAGATTCCGCTCGTTCTGTCCTCCGGGACGCTGTAG
- the ftsY gene encoding signal recognition particle-docking protein FtsY: MKTPPLLDVLAAQVPAPTPVPPPPAGTPGTPPGSETGVPSAPEASPVSTVVGYGVLGLFVLLMLLALRKLVRKPARAPERPGKPAVAPEPGQPSLPAQTPQLRVELPPSEAEQALLREAEQAHARVQELSRQREEATRAAQQARDATERARLESEAQALKEKEEEEKRAEYRAKKAAEEETRERRKRERDEADRLAAEQKAREAAEAEAAQRAVEATERAKIQAEAGRTLAQGLDKTKSQGFMARLNGLFGQNRQVDESVLAELEEILFTADIGVRTASNLVELAREKLKRNELSNPERIKALIREEVARIVDLPVPRSLEGGGPPHVVMVVGVNGAGKTTTIGKLAAQLTGQGKKVVLAAGDTFRAAATEQLDVWAERAKAELVKGEENGDPGAVVFNAVKRAQEIGASVVIADTAGRLHTKAPLMEELKKVKRVLGKALEGAPHEVLLVLDSTNGQNAIQQAKQFHEAVGINAIALTKLDGTAKGGVIIGICDELKLPVVWVGVGEKIADLRRFEPRDFVKALFD, encoded by the coding sequence ATGAAGACTCCGCCGCTCCTGGACGTCCTCGCCGCGCAGGTGCCCGCCCCCACGCCCGTGCCCCCTCCTCCGGCCGGGACCCCAGGCACGCCCCCAGGCTCCGAGACCGGGGTGCCGTCTGCCCCCGAGGCCAGCCCCGTGAGCACGGTGGTGGGCTACGGCGTCCTCGGCCTGTTCGTGCTGCTGATGCTGCTGGCGCTGCGAAAGCTCGTCCGCAAGCCTGCCCGTGCCCCCGAGCGGCCCGGAAAGCCCGCCGTGGCGCCAGAGCCCGGACAGCCTTCGCTGCCCGCGCAGACGCCCCAGCTCCGCGTGGAGCTGCCCCCCTCGGAGGCGGAACAGGCCCTGCTGCGCGAGGCCGAGCAGGCCCACGCCCGCGTCCAGGAACTGTCCCGCCAGCGAGAAGAGGCCACCCGCGCGGCCCAGCAGGCCCGCGACGCCACGGAGCGCGCCCGCCTGGAGTCCGAGGCCCAGGCCCTCAAGGAGAAGGAAGAGGAGGAGAAGCGCGCCGAGTACCGCGCCAAGAAGGCCGCCGAGGAGGAAACCCGGGAGCGCCGCAAGCGAGAACGGGACGAGGCGGACCGGCTGGCCGCGGAGCAGAAGGCCCGCGAGGCCGCCGAAGCCGAGGCGGCCCAGCGCGCCGTGGAGGCCACCGAGCGAGCGAAGATTCAAGCCGAGGCAGGCCGGACGCTGGCCCAGGGCCTGGACAAGACGAAGAGCCAGGGCTTCATGGCCCGCCTCAATGGCCTGTTCGGCCAGAACCGCCAGGTGGACGAGTCCGTGCTGGCGGAGCTGGAGGAGATCCTCTTCACCGCCGACATCGGCGTGCGCACCGCGTCGAACCTGGTGGAGCTGGCCCGCGAGAAGCTCAAGCGCAACGAGCTGAGCAACCCCGAGCGCATCAAGGCCCTCATCCGCGAGGAGGTGGCCCGCATCGTCGATCTGCCCGTGCCGCGCTCGCTGGAGGGCGGTGGACCGCCCCACGTGGTGATGGTGGTAGGCGTCAACGGCGCCGGCAAGACGACCACCATCGGCAAGCTGGCCGCCCAGCTCACCGGCCAGGGCAAGAAGGTCGTCCTCGCCGCGGGCGACACCTTCCGCGCCGCCGCGACCGAACAACTCGACGTGTGGGCCGAGCGCGCCAAGGCCGAGCTGGTCAAGGGCGAGGAGAACGGCGACCCCGGCGCGGTGGTGTTCAACGCGGTGAAGCGGGCCCAGGAGATCGGCGCCAGCGTCGTCATCGCGGACACGGCGGGCCGACTCCACACCAAGGCCCCGCTCATGGAGGAGCTCAAGAAGGTCAAACGCGTGCTGGGCAAGGCCCTGGAGGGCGCGCCCCACGAGGTGCTGCTGGTGCTCGATTCCACCAACGGTCAGAACGCCATCCAGCAGGCCAAGCAGTTCCACGAGGCGGTGGGCATCAACGCCATCGCGCTCACCAAGCTGGATGGCACCGCCAAGGGCGGCGTCATCATCGGCATCTGCGATGAGCTGAAGCTGCCCGTCGTCTGGGTGGGCGTCGGCGAGAAGATCGCCGACCTGCGCCGCTTCGAGCCTCGGGACTTCGTGAAGGCGCTGTTCGACTGA
- a CDS encoding FYDLN acid domain-containing protein translates to MPAKDLGTKYVCFKCTTKFYDMKKPDPLCPKCGADQRESPALKPAPEGRRGRLASTPKVIEPIEPEEPAAAEEEEEEDLDSFDEEPVESDQEEEI, encoded by the coding sequence ATGCCGGCGAAGGACCTCGGGACAAAGTACGTCTGCTTCAAGTGCACCACGAAGTTCTACGACATGAAGAAGCCGGATCCTCTCTGCCCCAAGTGCGGAGCGGATCAGCGCGAGAGCCCGGCACTCAAGCCGGCCCCGGAGGGGCGGCGGGGCCGCCTCGCCTCCACACCGAAGGTCATCGAGCCCATCGAGCCCGAGGAGCCGGCGGCCGCCGAAGAGGAGGAGGAGGAGGACCTGGACTCCTTCGACGAGGAGCCGGTCGAATCCGATCAGGAAGAGGAAATCTAA
- a CDS encoding ATPase yields the protein MRKKRLGDLLQAEGLVDELQLRAALGFHHKWGTPLGQVVVDLGFCTAQQVLEVLANQAQLPMVDLDAEILDPQLVEVLPVRVAESCRVIPLRQEGPRDSVLVVATAAPGDPVALDEVARLTGKTRVVTLLATDAAISQAIDRLYYPHLQDARRPVDPIPLPEADEKLPLVTERSECLMLDGLLRRRESAYTFKNGLPVMKPLTDDIPVASRITEPEMTKVDVGRRKAKSAEPEVWVYGWGLKATQGLMELLVSAGLNAQVARTEDVRKASARTVVLAPLQSVESVKRRGVHARLLLAGRSRDMDRAWALGAQEFLSGPLRADCLIDAVHEQLRAGRESLRQAG from the coding sequence ATGCGGAAGAAACGGCTGGGGGATCTGCTTCAAGCAGAAGGGCTCGTGGACGAGCTACAGCTTCGCGCGGCCCTGGGCTTCCATCACAAGTGGGGCACCCCGCTGGGCCAGGTGGTGGTGGATCTGGGGTTCTGCACCGCGCAGCAGGTGCTCGAGGTGCTGGCGAATCAGGCGCAGCTGCCCATGGTGGATCTGGACGCCGAGATATTGGATCCCCAACTGGTCGAGGTGTTGCCGGTGCGGGTTGCGGAGTCGTGCCGGGTCATTCCCTTGCGTCAGGAGGGGCCTCGGGACTCGGTGCTGGTGGTGGCCACCGCGGCGCCCGGGGATCCGGTCGCCCTGGACGAAGTGGCCCGGCTCACGGGCAAGACGCGCGTGGTGACGCTGCTGGCCACCGACGCCGCCATCTCCCAGGCCATCGACCGGCTCTATTACCCGCACCTGCAAGATGCCCGGCGCCCGGTGGATCCGATTCCCCTTCCCGAGGCCGACGAGAAGCTGCCGCTGGTGACGGAGCGCTCGGAGTGCTTGATGCTCGACGGGCTGCTCCGGCGCCGGGAGTCGGCCTATACCTTCAAGAACGGGCTGCCCGTGATGAAGCCCCTGACGGACGACATCCCGGTGGCCTCGCGCATCACCGAGCCCGAGATGACGAAGGTGGACGTGGGCCGTCGCAAGGCGAAGTCGGCCGAGCCCGAGGTGTGGGTGTACGGCTGGGGACTCAAGGCCACCCAGGGGTTGATGGAGTTGTTGGTCAGCGCGGGGCTGAACGCGCAGGTGGCGCGGACCGAGGATGTGCGCAAGGCCAGTGCGCGCACGGTGGTGCTGGCCCCGCTGCAATCCGTGGAGAGTGTGAAGCGGCGGGGCGTCCATGCCCGGCTGTTGTTGGCTGGCCGGTCTCGCGACATGGACCGGGCGTGGGCCCTGGGGGCTCAGGAGTTTCTGTCGGGCCCCCTGCGCGCGGACTGCTTGATTGACGCGGTCCATGAGCAGCTTCGCGCCGGACGTGAATCCCTGCGCCAGGCCGGGTGA
- a CDS encoding zinc ribbon domain-containing protein, with amino-acid sequence MREKLKALANLQKVDMEAAALRKAADVHPKQIAELERELGAARSAIEAERSRVADIERQKAQLEQNITDDKDKVKKWEARLAEQRSTREYSALAREIDIAKKANLTMADELVELTKTLGAARETVKGKEVEFATRQQQLGARMNELRSKLAESETQVKQLEGQRSNVAEHVDSNLLRRYETIRKKKLPALVGVVAGTCQGCNMNVPPQLYNQLRTSLGTDVCPSCNRIIYAVEALADPAASK; translated from the coding sequence TTGCGGGAGAAACTGAAGGCGCTGGCGAACCTCCAAAAGGTGGACATGGAGGCGGCCGCCCTACGTAAGGCCGCCGATGTCCATCCCAAGCAGATCGCCGAGTTGGAGCGTGAGCTGGGTGCCGCTCGCAGCGCGATCGAAGCCGAGCGCAGCCGGGTCGCGGACATCGAGCGCCAGAAGGCGCAGCTCGAGCAGAACATCACCGACGACAAGGACAAGGTGAAGAAGTGGGAGGCGCGGCTGGCCGAACAGCGCTCCACCCGTGAGTACTCCGCCCTGGCCCGGGAGATCGACATCGCCAAGAAGGCGAACCTCACCATGGCCGACGAACTGGTCGAGCTGACCAAGACGTTGGGCGCCGCGCGCGAGACGGTGAAGGGCAAGGAAGTCGAGTTCGCCACCCGGCAGCAGCAGCTCGGCGCGCGCATGAACGAGCTGCGCTCCAAGCTGGCCGAGTCCGAAACCCAGGTGAAGCAGCTGGAGGGCCAGCGCTCCAACGTGGCCGAGCACGTGGACTCCAACCTGCTGCGTCGCTACGAGACCATCCGCAAGAAGAAGCTTCCTGCGCTGGTGGGCGTGGTGGCCGGCACCTGCCAGGGCTGCAACATGAACGTTCCCCCTCAGCTCTACAACCAGCTGAGGACCTCCCTGGGAACCGACGTGTGCCCTTCGTGCAACCGCATCATCTATGCGGTCGAAGCGCTCGCCGACCCCGCGGCCTCGAAATAG
- a CDS encoding DUF3006 domain-containing protein — protein sequence MSKATVDRFEDGLAVLIVEGRQVTRPRGELAADVREGDVIHLDTGQVDVEATKALREEVRQARQRASRNKPPPGDFDL from the coding sequence ATGTCCAAAGCCACCGTGGACCGCTTCGAGGACGGCCTGGCCGTGCTCATCGTGGAGGGCCGTCAGGTGACCCGTCCCCGCGGCGAGCTGGCCGCCGACGTGCGCGAGGGGGACGTCATCCACCTCGACACGGGCCAGGTGGACGTGGAGGCCACCAAGGCCCTGCGGGAGGAGGTGCGCCAGGCCCGCCAACGCGCGAGCCGGAACAAGCCCCCTCCCGGAGACTTCGATCTCTAG
- a CDS encoding carboxypeptidase regulatory-like domain-containing protein has protein sequence MRKPMFLVSLLWGAFLPDCRRSSDSAPVPPASPPAAVQKATSLSGHGSQGVITGQVRLSGTPPVPEMRATTPAVASVCGDAVPDRSLTVGDAGGLAFVVVALVEGAGLPADGVVSPSPMLDQRKCAYEPPVLAARAGATLEVRNSDPVMHNVRAVSGAQPLFNVAMPLEGTSLRRPLPAAPATLQVKCDVHPWMRAVVRTFDHPYFTTTDANGRFRLEVPEGTHTLLFWHPRLPEATHALTVQAGQTQQVEQSWPVSALR, from the coding sequence GTGCGCAAGCCCATGTTTCTGGTCTCGCTCCTCTGGGGGGCGTTCCTTCCTGACTGTCGGCGGTCATCGGACTCGGCTCCTGTGCCGCCTGCTTCCCCTCCGGCCGCCGTGCAGAAGGCCACCTCGCTCTCGGGCCATGGCAGCCAAGGGGTCATTACCGGGCAGGTGCGGCTGAGCGGAACGCCTCCCGTCCCGGAGATGAGGGCGACCACCCCGGCGGTGGCCTCGGTGTGTGGGGACGCGGTGCCCGATCGCTCGCTCACCGTGGGAGACGCGGGGGGCCTGGCCTTCGTGGTCGTGGCGCTCGTCGAAGGGGCCGGACTGCCCGCGGACGGGGTCGTCTCTCCTTCACCGATGCTCGACCAGAGAAAGTGCGCCTATGAGCCCCCCGTGCTGGCGGCCCGGGCAGGCGCCACCTTGGAGGTGCGCAACTCGGATCCGGTGATGCACAACGTGCGCGCGGTCTCCGGCGCACAGCCGCTCTTCAACGTGGCCATGCCGCTGGAGGGCACGAGCTTGCGCAGGCCTTTGCCAGCCGCCCCCGCGACGCTCCAGGTGAAGTGCGACGTTCACCCGTGGATGCGGGCCGTGGTTCGCACCTTTGATCACCCGTACTTCACCACGACCGATGCGAACGGCCGCTTCCGCTTGGAAGTGCCCGAGGGGACCCACACCCTGCTGTTCTGGCACCCTCGGCTGCCCGAGGCCACGCACGCCCTCACCGTCCAAGCGGGGCAGACGCAGCAGGTAGAGCAGTCCTGGCCCGTGAGCGCGCTGCGGTGA